From the genome of Bacteroides sp. MSB163, one region includes:
- the recO gene encoding DNA repair protein RecO, translating to MLQKTLGIVLHTLKYNDTSLIADIYTETAGRASFIVKIPRSRKAAVKSVLFQPLALVELEADFRSNASMYKITEAKSYYPFSSIPYDPYKSSIALFLAEFLYRAVREEAENRPLFAYLQHSIIWLDECRDSFANFHLVFLMRLSRFLGLYPNLEDYENGDYFDLLNACFTPLRPQLHSFYILPAEASRLTMLMRMNYETMHLFAMNRAERTRCLTIMNEYYRLHLPDFPVLKSLEVLKELFDMD from the coding sequence ATGTTACAGAAAACGCTGGGGATTGTGCTGCATACCCTGAAATATAACGATACCTCTCTTATTGCGGACATCTATACGGAGACGGCCGGACGTGCTTCGTTCATTGTAAAGATACCCCGTTCGCGGAAGGCTGCGGTGAAATCGGTGCTGTTTCAGCCACTCGCCTTGGTGGAGTTGGAGGCGGATTTCCGTTCGAACGCCAGTATGTATAAGATAACGGAGGCGAAGTCTTACTATCCGTTTTCTTCTATTCCCTACGATCCGTACAAATCTTCCATAGCGCTTTTCCTAGCGGAGTTCCTGTATCGTGCGGTGCGCGAAGAGGCTGAGAACCGTCCGTTGTTTGCTTATCTGCAACATTCTATTATCTGGCTGGACGAGTGCCGCGATAGTTTTGCCAATTTCCATCTAGTGTTCCTGATGCGCTTATCCCGCTTCCTGGGGTTGTATCCTAATCTGGAGGATTATGAGAATGGTGATTACTTTGATCTGCTGAATGCCTGCTTCACTCCTTTGCGCCCGCAGCTTCATTCATTTTATATACTTCCTGCGGAGGCTTCACGGCTGACGATGCTGATGCGCATGAATTATGAAACAATGCACCTCTTTGCCATGAATCGCGCTGAACGTACCCGCTGCCTTACAATAATGAATGAATATTATCGCCTCCACTTGCCTGACTTTCCCGTATTAAAGTCTCTTGAGGTGCTGAAGGAGCTCTTTGATATGGATTAA
- a CDS encoding acyloxyacyl hydrolase, giving the protein MKSNIKMWKLMVLAGAMLFLSDIAYAKSRTQDSVPGYKPDTGYFAKRFIHRLGVEYRPGYIFPTSSFLAGDNSQWKPFEWGYSAHLKYSFQFKPNTCADRIYGSAYQGIGVGYYDFGSKEELGNPIAVYVYQGARIARITQRLSLNYEWNFGVSFGWKPYDERYNPHNSVIGSKANAYINAGVQLNWMVSRQIDLIAGVTGTHFSNGNTKFPNAGLNTMGLKVGVVYNFNRPEDALTSPTYFTPVPKFPRHVSYDLTLFGSWRRKGVWVGSGQIASPDAYTVLGFNFAPMYNIGYKFRTGVSLDGVYDASSNVYTIPGSGNECYKPSLHKQLALGISGRAEYVMPYFTVGVGIGANVLHGGGDHKGIYQVLTLKVELTRSSYLHVGYNLKNFSDPNYLMLGIGFRFNNKYPTFHR; this is encoded by the coding sequence ATGAAAAGCAATATAAAGATGTGGAAATTAATGGTCCTTGCGGGGGCAATGCTTTTCTTGTCTGACATAGCTTACGCCAAAAGCCGGACACAAGACAGCGTACCGGGGTATAAACCGGATACGGGATACTTCGCCAAACGTTTTATTCACAGACTGGGCGTAGAATACCGCCCGGGATATATATTCCCTACCAGTTCATTCCTGGCAGGGGACAATTCTCAATGGAAACCTTTCGAATGGGGCTATTCCGCCCACCTGAAATATTCATTCCAGTTCAAACCCAATACTTGTGCCGACCGGATTTACGGCAGCGCCTACCAAGGTATAGGCGTAGGCTACTACGACTTCGGAAGCAAAGAAGAACTGGGAAACCCGATTGCCGTTTACGTCTATCAAGGGGCACGCATCGCGCGTATCACCCAACGGTTGTCACTCAATTACGAATGGAACTTCGGTGTGTCTTTCGGCTGGAAACCTTATGACGAACGCTACAACCCGCACAACAGTGTAATCGGCTCGAAAGCCAATGCCTATATCAATGCCGGCGTACAACTGAACTGGATGGTTTCACGGCAGATCGACCTGATTGCCGGAGTAACCGGTACCCACTTCTCTAATGGTAATACCAAATTCCCTAATGCGGGTCTGAACACCATGGGATTAAAAGTAGGCGTCGTCTATAACTTCAACAGACCGGAAGATGCGCTGACCAGCCCCACATACTTCACACCAGTACCGAAATTTCCGCGCCACGTCAGTTATGACCTAACCCTGTTCGGCTCATGGAGGCGGAAAGGCGTGTGGGTAGGTAGCGGACAGATCGCTTCACCGGATGCTTATACGGTACTTGGTTTCAACTTCGCCCCCATGTACAACATCGGATATAAATTCCGTACCGGTGTTTCGCTGGACGGTGTATACGACGCCAGCTCCAATGTTTATACGATCCCCGGAAGCGGAAATGAGTGTTACAAGCCGTCTCTTCACAAGCAGTTAGCCCTGGGTATTTCAGGACGTGCGGAATACGTGATGCCCTACTTCACAGTAGGTGTCGGTATTGGTGCCAACGTTCTGCATGGTGGCGGCGACCACAAAGGTATCTACCAAGTGCTGACGCTCAAAGTGGAACTTACCCGCAGCTCCTACCTGCATGTGGGTTACAATCTGAAGAATTTCAGCGATCCGAACTATCTGATGCTGGGTATCGGCTTCCGTTTCAATAACAAGTATCCGACTTTCCACCGCTGA